In the genome of Pelagibacterium nitratireducens, one region contains:
- a CDS encoding SRPBCC family protein, with the protein MTDQADHSITLSRTIDAPADELFSAWTDPALLEQWQAEIVEFEPFEGGKFRFETSDADEPGVSHVISGTVASYEQDRKLVELWHMEGEGSEHDSTLIVTFAPVDDSRTEITIVEIAEAHADAESRIFSIEAWHEALNELAELLE; encoded by the coding sequence ATGACCGATCAGGCCGACCACTCCATCACCCTGTCGCGCACCATCGATGCGCCGGCCGATGAACTGTTTTCTGCCTGGACCGACCCGGCCCTGCTCGAACAATGGCAGGCCGAAATCGTCGAATTCGAGCCGTTCGAAGGCGGGAAGTTTCGGTTCGAGACGTCCGATGCCGACGAGCCGGGCGTCAGCCATGTCATCAGTGGAACGGTCGCCAGCTATGAGCAGGACCGAAAACTGGTGGAGCTCTGGCACATGGAGGGCGAAGGTTCCGAGCACGACAGCACGCTGATCGTGACGTTCGCACCGGTCGATGATTCGCGGACGGAGATCACCATCGTTGAAATCGCAGAAGCCCATGCCGACGCCGAGTCGCGGATTTTTTCGATCGAAGCGTGGCACGAGGCGCTGAACGAGCTGGCCGAACTGCTCGAGTAG
- a CDS encoding metalloregulator ArsR/SmtB family transcription factor produces MIDMLVGGELPAGAFVAAFPGVTQPAISQHLKVLRDAGVATVRADRQRRLYCLVPDALVSLRDWVSPLLPVAEAARPEMVESVEQPPSKPKARPKPKPAPEPELTLDLFG; encoded by the coding sequence ATGATCGACATGCTGGTTGGCGGCGAATTGCCGGCCGGTGCCTTTGTTGCCGCTTTTCCCGGCGTGACCCAGCCGGCGATTTCCCAGCACCTGAAAGTGCTGCGCGATGCGGGGGTGGCAACCGTGCGGGCCGATCGGCAGCGCCGGCTTTATTGTCTGGTTCCCGATGCGCTTGTTTCGCTGCGGGATTGGGTGAGCCCGCTGCTGCCGGTCGCGGAAGCGGCAAGGCCAGAGATGGTCGAGAGCGTTGAACAGCCGCCGAGCAAACCCAAAGCGCGACCGAAGCCCAAGCCTGCACCGGAGCCGGAACTGACGCTGGACCTATTCGGTTAG
- the cysN gene encoding sulfate adenylyltransferase subunit CysN, which yields MSTLTAASLPTADTDIGLWLDQQTNKSLLRFLTCGSVDDGKSTLIGRLLYDSQLILDDQLATLKTDSRNRHVGDEGIDFSLLVDGLVAEREQGITIDVAYRFFSTEKRKFIVADTPGHEQYTRNMATGASNADLALLLVDARKGLLTQTRRHSFILSLIGVRHVVLVINKIDLMDYSQEVFDEIVADYKAFAKDLGFASLAAVPISALRGDNIVENSERTPWYTGTPLLPYLEEIVVDEDKSQTPFRFPVQWVNRPNLDFRGFSGTIAGGTVSVGDEVLVAASRKPAKIARIVTMDGDLQSAIAGQAITLVLDREIDISRGDMLTHPGHTPDYSNQFQAEIVWMADEPAYPGRSYLLKIGSQLVPATLTDLKHKTNVNTLEKSAAKRLELNEVGTLTLATDKPIAFDPYQTNGLTGGFILIDRLNNLTLGAGTISYGLQRGQNLTYQAFDVNREVRALQKGQTPQIVWFTGLSGSGKSTVANLLEKRLTAEGRHVYILDGDNIRHGLNKDLGFTDAARVENIRRVAEVARLMADAGLIVLVSFISPFRNERRLAREVAGDIDFIEAYVDTPLEICEARDPKGLYAKARAGQITNFTGIDSPFEAPQNPDIILNGATKSPEEMTEEIYGKIGA from the coding sequence ATGTCCACTTTGACCGCAGCCTCCCTTCCCACTGCCGACACCGATATCGGGCTCTGGCTGGACCAGCAGACCAACAAGTCTTTGCTGCGCTTTTTAACCTGCGGCTCGGTCGACGACGGCAAATCCACCCTCATCGGGCGGCTGCTCTATGACAGCCAGCTCATCCTCGACGATCAGTTGGCCACTTTGAAGACCGACAGCCGCAACCGCCATGTGGGCGATGAGGGCATCGATTTCTCGCTTTTGGTCGACGGGCTTGTCGCCGAGCGCGAACAGGGCATCACCATCGATGTGGCGTATCGGTTCTTTTCCACCGAGAAGCGCAAATTCATCGTCGCCGATACCCCCGGCCACGAGCAATACACACGCAACATGGCGACCGGCGCGTCCAACGCCGATCTGGCGCTGCTGCTGGTCGATGCGCGCAAAGGGCTGTTGACCCAGACCCGCCGTCACAGCTTCATTCTGTCCCTGATCGGGGTCAGGCACGTGGTGCTGGTCATCAACAAGATCGATCTGATGGACTATTCGCAAGAGGTCTTCGACGAAATCGTTGCCGACTACAAAGCCTTTGCCAAGGATCTCGGCTTTGCTTCGCTCGCTGCCGTGCCCATCTCGGCGCTGCGCGGCGACAACATTGTCGAAAACTCCGAGCGCACCCCGTGGTACACCGGCACGCCCTTGCTGCCCTATCTCGAAGAGATCGTGGTCGACGAGGACAAGAGCCAGACCCCGTTCCGCTTTCCGGTACAATGGGTCAACCGCCCCAATCTCGATTTCCGCGGCTTTTCGGGCACCATTGCCGGTGGCACCGTCTCGGTGGGCGATGAGGTTCTGGTTGCCGCCTCGCGCAAGCCGGCCAAAATCGCCCGCATCGTTACAATGGATGGCGATCTGCAAAGCGCCATCGCCGGGCAGGCGATCACCCTTGTGCTCGACCGCGAGATCGACATCTCGCGCGGCGACATGCTCACCCATCCCGGCCACACCCCTGACTATTCCAACCAGTTCCAGGCCGAGATCGTGTGGATGGCCGACGAGCCCGCCTATCCCGGGCGCTCCTATCTCTTAAAGATCGGCAGCCAGCTGGTGCCGGCCACGCTGACCGATCTCAAGCACAAGACCAACGTCAACACGCTGGAAAAATCCGCCGCCAAGCGGCTCGAGCTCAACGAGGTCGGAACGCTCACCCTGGCCACCGACAAGCCGATCGCGTTTGATCCTTACCAGACCAACGGGCTGACCGGCGGGTTCATCCTGATCGACCGGCTCAATAATCTCACCCTGGGCGCCGGCACCATCAGCTACGGTCTGCAGCGCGGCCAGAACCTCACCTACCAGGCGTTCGACGTCAATCGCGAGGTCCGCGCGCTCCAGAAGGGCCAGACCCCGCAGATCGTGTGGTTCACCGGGCTCTCGGGGTCGGGCAAGTCCACGGTCGCCAACCTGCTCGAAAAGCGCCTGACCGCCGAGGGCCGCCACGTCTATATCCTCGATGGCGACAACATCCGCCACGGGCTCAACAAGGATCTGGGCTTTACCGACGCCGCCCGGGTCGAAAACATCCGCCGGGTTGCCGAAGTGGCGCGTCTGATGGCCGATGCCGGGCTGATCGTGCTCGTCTCGTTCATCTCCCCGTTCCGCAACGAGCGGCGCCTGGCCCGCGAAGTGGCCGGCGATATCGACTTCATCGAAGCCTATGTCGACACCCCGCTCGAAATCTGCGAAGCCCGCGACCCCAAGGGCCTCTACGCCAAGGCCCGCGCCGGCCAGATCACCAACTTCACAGGCATCGACAGCCCCTTCGAAGCCCCCCAAAACCCCGACATCATCCTCAACGGCGCAACAAAATCTCCAGAGGAAATGACCGAGGAAATCTATGGGAAAATCGGAGCGTGA
- the cysD gene encoding sulfate adenylyltransferase subunit CysD yields MSPTSLSHLSRLESESIEIFREVAASFERPVMMYSIGKDSSVLLHLARKAFYPSRIPFPLLHIDTTWKFREMIAFRDRMAEQYGFELVVHTNPEGKAAGINPFDHGSARYTDIMKTQALRQALSAGGYDAAIGGARRDEEKSRAKERIFSHRNASHAWDPKTQRPELWRVFNTRLNPGESMRVFPISNWTELDVWTYIYAENIELPALYYAKKRPVVERSGTLIMVDDERMRLDPGETPKEAMVRFRTLGCYPLTGAIESSAATLPEIIMEMQASRTSEREGRLIDSDSLGSMEKKKQEGYF; encoded by the coding sequence ATGTCCCCCACTTCCCTGTCGCATCTTTCCCGTTTGGAGAGTGAGAGCATTGAGATTTTCCGGGAGGTTGCGGCGAGTTTTGAGCGTCCTGTGATGATGTATTCGATCGGCAAGGATTCCTCGGTTTTGCTGCATCTTGCGCGCAAGGCGTTTTATCCCTCGCGTATTCCGTTTCCGCTTTTGCACATCGATACGACCTGGAAGTTTCGTGAGATGATCGCGTTTCGCGACCGGATGGCCGAGCAGTACGGGTTCGAGTTGGTTGTGCACACCAATCCCGAGGGCAAGGCTGCGGGGATCAACCCGTTCGATCACGGCTCGGCGCGCTATACCGACATCATGAAGACCCAGGCGCTGCGCCAGGCGCTTTCGGCCGGCGGGTACGATGCGGCGATCGGGGGGGCGCGGCGCGACGAGGAAAAGAGCCGCGCCAAGGAGCGGATCTTTTCGCACCGCAACGCGTCCCACGCCTGGGACCCCAAGACCCAGCGGCCCGAGCTGTGGCGGGTGTTCAACACGCGGCTCAACCCGGGCGAATCGATGCGGGTGTTCCCGATCTCGAACTGGACCGAGCTCGATGTGTGGACCTACATCTATGCCGAAAACATCGAATTGCCCGCGCTCTATTATGCCAAGAAGCGCCCGGTGGTCGAGCGTTCGGGCACGCTGATCATGGTCGATGACGAGCGCATGCGGCTCGATCCGGGCGAGACGCCCAAAGAGGCGATGGTGCGGTTCAGGACGCTGGGCTGTTACCCGCTGACCGGCGCCATCGAATCCTCTGCGGCCACGCTGCCCGAGATCATCATGGAGATGCAGGCATCGCGGACCTCCGAGCGCGAGGGGCGGCTGATCGACAGCGATTCCCTCGGCTCGATGGAGAAGAAAAAGCAGGAAGGGTACTTTTGA
- a CDS encoding deoxyribodipyrimidine photo-lyase — protein MASSTLVWLRNDLRIADNPALAAALKHDAPVHAVYVLETDRGLRPLGGAAKVWLHESLAALNGALAERGVRLSYREGESRTVLPEIVRETRAERVYWNRRYDPAGRSHDAALKSALKSDGLAVESFNGSLLIEPWDIATKQGTPYGVFTPFWKALKDKPIPEPIGRIEKHAAIAAPALDLDAPPFWADGIVQRWAIGEKAAKTVLADFLDDLLADYPTDRDLPRKRATSEMSPHLRFGEIGPRQIWFAVRHLIDSKPSMASAGEKFLSEVAWREFSYHLLYHRDDIASHSMQERFDEIEWRADAKALHAWQKGQTGIPIVDAGMRQLWQTGWMHNRVRMLTASLLTKNLLIDWRTGENWFWDTLVDADPANNPASWQWVAGSGADAAPYFRIFNPVTQGEKFDPGGDYVREWVPELKGMPDKWVHKPWLADAATLDKAGLKLGVTYPEPIVDLKSSRERALDTLKR, from the coding sequence ATGGCCAGTTCCACATTGGTTTGGCTCAGGAACGATTTGCGCATTGCCGACAATCCGGCCCTTGCCGCGGCGCTCAAGCATGACGCGCCGGTCCATGCCGTCTATGTGCTCGAGACCGATCGGGGGCTGCGCCCGCTTGGGGGTGCTGCCAAGGTTTGGCTGCATGAGAGCCTTGCGGCGCTCAATGGCGCGCTGGCGGAGCGCGGGGTGCGGCTCTCCTATCGCGAGGGCGAGAGCAGGACCGTTCTTCCCGAAATCGTCCGGGAGACCCGGGCCGAGCGGGTTTACTGGAACCGGCGGTACGATCCGGCAGGGCGCAGCCATGACGCGGCGTTAAAGTCCGCTCTCAAGTCGGATGGACTTGCGGTCGAGAGCTTCAATGGCTCGCTGCTGATCGAGCCCTGGGACATCGCAACAAAACAGGGCACGCCCTATGGCGTTTTCACCCCGTTCTGGAAGGCGCTGAAAGACAAGCCGATCCCCGAACCGATCGGGCGGATCGAAAAGCATGCGGCGATCGCGGCCCCTGCCCTCGATCTGGACGCGCCGCCGTTCTGGGCGGATGGGATAGTGCAGCGTTGGGCGATTGGCGAAAAAGCGGCAAAAACTGTTCTGGCCGATTTTCTCGACGATCTGCTGGCCGATTACCCCACCGATCGCGACCTGCCGCGCAAGCGCGCGACATCGGAAATGTCGCCGCATTTGCGGTTCGGGGAGATCGGGCCGCGCCAGATCTGGTTTGCGGTGCGGCATCTGATCGATTCAAAACCGTCAATGGCGAGCGCTGGTGAAAAGTTTCTGTCCGAAGTGGCCTGGCGGGAGTTTTCCTATCACCTGCTCTATCATCGCGACGACATTGCCAGCCATTCGATGCAGGAGCGGTTCGACGAGATCGAATGGCGGGCCGACGCCAAGGCGCTGCATGCCTGGCAGAAGGGGCAGACGGGCATTCCGATCGTCGATGCGGGGATGCGCCAGCTCTGGCAGACGGGCTGGATGCACAATCGGGTGCGCATGCTCACGGCGTCGCTTCTGACCAAGAATCTGCTGATCGACTGGCGGACAGGCGAAAACTGGTTCTGGGACACGCTGGTCGATGCCGACCCGGCCAACAATCCGGCAAGCTGGCAATGGGTGGCCGGGAGCGGGGCGGACGCGGCGCCCTATTTCCGGATTTTCAATCCGGTGACCCAGGGCGAAAAATTCGATCCCGGCGGAGACTATGTGCGCGAATGGGTGCCCGAGCTTAAGGGCATGCCCGACAAATGGGTGCATAAGCCATGGCTGGCCGACGCGGCCACGCTTGATAAGGCGGGACTTAAATTGGGCGTGACTTATCCCGAGCCGATCGTGGATTTGAAGTCCAGCCGGGAGCGGGCGCTCGATACGCTCAAGCGCTGA
- a CDS encoding cysteine synthase A, whose protein sequence is MTRYIDMPSAIGNTPLIRLNAVSEATGCEIWGKAEFLNPGQSVKDRAALYIINDAVARGAIGPGGTIVEGTAGNTGIGLALVGNAMGFRTVIVIPETQSQEKKDAIRLAGAELIEVPAKPYKNPNNYVKVSGRLAEKLAAQLPNGAIWANQFDNIANRQAHIETTGPEIFSQTEGKVDGFICAVGSGGTLGGVAMALRERNKDIQIGLADPEGAALYSYYTSGELKSSGGSITEGIGQGRITANLEGLSVDHAYQIPDSEALPYIFDLIAQEGLCLGGSSAINIAGAVRLARELGPGKTIVTVLCDYGSRYQSKLFNPAFLRFKELPVPDWLEAGPTVDINSVLEADS, encoded by the coding sequence ATGACCCGTTATATCGATATGCCGTCCGCCATCGGGAACACCCCGCTGATCCGCCTCAACGCCGTGTCCGAGGCGACCGGATGCGAGATCTGGGGCAAGGCGGAATTCTTAAATCCCGGACAGTCGGTCAAGGACCGTGCGGCGCTCTATATCATCAATGACGCGGTGGCGCGGGGCGCGATCGGGCCGGGCGGGACGATTGTCGAGGGCACGGCGGGCAATACCGGGATCGGGTTGGCGCTGGTGGGCAATGCCATGGGGTTCAGGACGGTCATCGTCATCCCCGAAACCCAGAGCCAGGAAAAAAAAGACGCCATCCGGCTGGCCGGAGCCGAGCTGATCGAGGTACCGGCCAAGCCCTACAAGAACCCCAACAATTACGTGAAGGTTTCCGGGCGGCTGGCCGAAAAGCTGGCTGCGCAGCTGCCGAACGGCGCGATCTGGGCCAACCAGTTCGACAATATCGCCAACCGGCAGGCCCATATCGAAACCACGGGACCGGAAATCTTTAGCCAAACCGAGGGCAAGGTCGACGGGTTCATCTGCGCGGTGGGTTCGGGCGGCACGCTGGGTGGGGTCGCCATGGCGCTCAGGGAGCGCAACAAGGATATCCAGATCGGGCTGGCCGACCCCGAAGGGGCCGCGCTTTACAGCTATTACACGAGCGGGGAGCTCAAATCCTCGGGTGGCTCGATCACCGAGGGAATCGGACAGGGCCGCATTACCGCAAACCTTGAGGGGCTGAGCGTGGATCACGCCTACCAGATCCCCGACAGCGAAGCGTTGCCCTATATCTTTGACCTGATTGCCCAGGAGGGATTGTGCCTTGGCGGCTCGTCTGCGATCAATATCGCGGGCGCTGTGCGGCTTGCCAGGGAACTTGGGCCGGGCAAAACCATTGTCACCGTGCTCTGCGACTATGGCAGCCGCTATCAGTCGAAACTGTTCAATCCGGCCTTCCTGCGCTTCAAGGAACTGCCGGTGCCAGATTGGCTGGAAGCCGGACCCACGGTTGACATCAATTCGGTGCTGGAGGCCGATAGCTAG
- the cls gene encoding cardiolipin synthase has product MDLVRAIADNFSFLATLYLANYLLAFVCSVREIMNSRTSQGTIAWLLSLLILPFPTTIIYLLFGWKLFDDYAESQIHSGRTWRLARSEDLRIVDKKTNDHWPVLRKVAELPFLYGNSASLLIDGEDTFASIIDGISRAKDYVLVQFYIIRDDDLGRRFADALIERADAGVQVYVLYDDAGSHALPRSYKERLKSHGVKITGFNHRHPFLRLYGLTRINYRNHRKNVVVDGVESWVGGHNVGDEYLGKNPKLGRWRDTHVHVTGPAALACALMFREDWHWATGEELPARYPDTIPTPGNQPILVMPTGPADKLEDCAIAFTEVISRARERLWIVSPYFVPGIEVQTALYAASLRGVDVRILLPRKPDHLIVWLASYAHADQMVLHGIKVHRYEKGFLHQKVILCDDQIAGVGTVNFDYRSFNINFEATLWFTDSDMIARVAAMLDTDFEGSYLTTERNLQRRSYPFRLLCQGARLFSPIL; this is encoded by the coding sequence GTGGATCTGGTCAGGGCGATAGCCGATAATTTCAGCTTTCTGGCTACGCTCTATCTGGCCAACTATCTTCTGGCGTTCGTTTGTTCAGTGCGCGAGATCATGAACTCGCGCACATCGCAGGGCACAATCGCCTGGCTGCTGTCCCTGCTTATCCTGCCCTTCCCCACCACGATCATCTATCTGCTGTTCGGCTGGAAACTGTTCGACGATTATGCCGAATCCCAGATCCATTCCGGCCGCACCTGGCGTCTGGCGCGATCGGAAGATCTGCGGATCGTGGACAAGAAGACAAACGATCACTGGCCGGTGCTGCGCAAGGTTGCCGAACTGCCGTTCCTGTACGGCAATTCGGCCTCGCTGCTGATCGATGGCGAGGATACGTTTGCTTCGATCATCGACGGGATTTCGCGGGCCAAGGACTATGTGCTGGTCCAGTTCTATATCATTCGCGATGACGATCTGGGCCGAAGGTTCGCCGATGCGCTGATCGAGCGGGCCGATGCGGGGGTGCAGGTCTATGTTCTGTACGACGACGCGGGCAGTCATGCCCTGCCCCGCAGCTACAAAGAACGGCTCAAGAGCCATGGCGTCAAGATCACGGGCTTCAATCATCGCCACCCGTTCCTGCGGCTCTATGGCCTGACGCGCATCAATTACCGCAATCACCGCAAGAACGTTGTTGTCGATGGGGTCGAATCCTGGGTGGGCGGGCACAATGTCGGCGACGAGTATCTGGGCAAGAACCCCAAGCTCGGACGCTGGCGCGACACCCATGTTCATGTGACCGGACCGGCCGCGCTGGCCTGCGCACTGATGTTCCGAGAGGACTGGCACTGGGCCACAGGCGAAGAATTGCCGGCCCGCTATCCCGACACCATACCGACGCCCGGCAACCAGCCGATCCTGGTGATGCCCACCGGTCCGGCCGACAAGCTCGAGGACTGCGCCATTGCGTTTACCGAAGTGATTTCAAGGGCTCGCGAACGACTGTGGATTGTCAGTCCCTATTTCGTTCCGGGCATCGAAGTCCAGACAGCGCTCTATGCCGCTTCGCTACGCGGGGTCGATGTGCGCATCCTGTTGCCGCGCAAGCCAGATCATCTGATCGTGTGGCTGGCCAGCTACGCCCATGCCGACCAGATGGTGCTGCACGGCATCAAGGTGCATCGCTATGAAAAGGGATTTCTGCACCAGAAGGTGATCCTGTGCGACGACCAGATCGCCGGTGTCGGCACCGTCAATTTCGACTACCGGTCCTTCAACATCAATTTCGAGGCAACGCTGTGGTTCACCGACAGTGACATGATCGCCAGGGTCGCGGCGATGCTCGATACCGATTTCGAGGGATCCTATCTCACGACTGAACGCAATCTGCAGCGGCGGAGCTATCCGTTTCGTCTGCTCTGTCAGGGCGCAAGGCTGTTTTCGCCGATTTTGTGA
- a CDS encoding amino acid ABC transporter substrate-binding protein — MWRFLRIPASAALLAAMLLGGQQTAFAQQAEAETEASAPFTISTLETVRTRGYVICAATNPLPGFAQVSPEGLWSGFDVDLCRAIAAAVFGDPSRVEFRPLSGQSRFAHLLMGEVDLVVRNSPWTMARDTQYGATYVTTSFFDGQAFMVPDRLGVVSAYELEDVTICVTSNSDASRRLDEFFFFNQLAYEELLYEDREDLAVAYRAGECDAVTGAASWLQAIRRTMPDPGSNSILPERLSKEPYGPVVRSNDPQWEAIVRRTLYALINAEEYGVTSINIESMMSARTPAIRRLLGAEEDVGSDIGLRPTWMRDVIGSVGNYGEIYARHFGAVAGAQLLRGQNALWLNGGLMYAPPVY, encoded by the coding sequence GTGTGGCGTTTTTTGCGGATTCCTGCCAGTGCAGCCCTTTTGGCCGCCATGCTTCTGGGTGGCCAGCAGACGGCGTTTGCCCAGCAGGCCGAGGCTGAAACCGAAGCCAGCGCACCGTTCACCATTTCCACGCTCGAAACGGTTCGAACTCGGGGCTACGTCATTTGCGCGGCGACAAACCCGCTGCCCGGCTTTGCGCAGGTCAGTCCCGAAGGCCTCTGGTCGGGGTTCGATGTCGATCTGTGCCGGGCCATTGCTGCGGCAGTCTTTGGTGATCCCTCCCGTGTCGAATTTCGTCCGCTTTCCGGGCAGAGCCGTTTTGCCCATCTCTTGATGGGAGAGGTCGATCTTGTCGTGAGAAATTCGCCCTGGACGATGGCCCGCGACACCCAGTACGGCGCGACCTATGTCACCACTTCATTTTTCGACGGTCAGGCCTTTATGGTTCCCGACCGCCTGGGCGTGGTCTCCGCCTATGAACTTGAGGACGTAACGATCTGCGTGACATCGAATTCCGACGCGTCGCGCCGTCTCGACGAGTTCTTTTTCTTCAACCAGCTGGCCTATGAAGAGCTGCTCTACGAAGATCGCGAGGATCTCGCTGTCGCCTATCGCGCCGGGGAATGCGATGCCGTCACCGGCGCGGCCAGTTGGCTGCAGGCCATTCGCCGCACGATGCCCGATCCGGGCTCCAATTCCATCCTTCCCGAGCGCTTGAGCAAGGAACCTTACGGGCCGGTGGTGCGCAGCAACGATCCCCAATGGGAAGCCATTGTCCGCCGCACGCTCTACGCGCTCATCAATGCCGAAGAGTATGGGGTCACCTCCATAAATATCGAATCGATGATGTCGGCTCGCACGCCCGCGATACGGCGTCTTCTCGGTGCGGAAGAAGACGTGGGCAGCGACATCGGCTTGCGCCCGACCTGGATGCGCGATGTCATTGGCAGCGTTGGCAATTATGGCGAGATCTATGCCCGGCATTTCGGCGCCGTGGCCGGCGCCCAGCTTTTGCGCGGCCAGAACGCGCTTTGGCTCAATGGCGGGCTGATGTACGCCCCGCCCGTTTACTGA
- a CDS encoding amino acid ABC transporter ATP-binding protein: protein MTADMDTAHQPNRTKMTVSETDVAIEITNMNKWYGDFHVLRDIDLKVMRGERIVIAGPSGSGKSTLIRCVNRLEEHQQGDIIVDGIELTNDIKRIDEVRREVGMVFQHFNLFPHLTILQNLTLAPIWVRGTPKAEAEEQAMKYLERVKIPEQAAKFPGQLSGGQQQRVAIARSLCMNPKIMLFDEPTSALDPEMIKEVLEVMVQLAEDGMTMICVTHEMGFARQVANRVIFMDQGQIIEQNEPEAFFSNPQHERTKLFLSQILH, encoded by the coding sequence ATGACAGCAGATATGGACACGGCTCACCAGCCCAATCGCACCAAGATGACGGTATCGGAAACCGATGTCGCCATTGAAATCACCAACATGAACAAGTGGTACGGTGATTTCCACGTTCTGCGCGATATCGATCTCAAGGTCATGCGCGGCGAGCGTATCGTCATCGCTGGCCCCTCGGGCTCGGGCAAGTCGACCCTGATCAGGTGCGTCAACCGTCTCGAAGAGCATCAGCAGGGCGACATCATCGTCGATGGGATCGAATTGACCAACGACATCAAGCGGATCGACGAGGTCCGGCGCGAGGTCGGCATGGTGTTCCAGCACTTCAACCTGTTCCCGCATCTGACTATCTTGCAGAACCTGACCCTGGCGCCGATCTGGGTGCGCGGCACACCCAAAGCCGAGGCCGAAGAGCAGGCCATGAAATATCTCGAGCGCGTCAAGATTCCCGAGCAGGCCGCCAAATTCCCCGGCCAGCTCTCCGGCGGCCAGCAGCAGCGCGTGGCGATCGCCCGCTCACTGTGCATGAACCCCAAGATCATGCTGTTTGACGAGCCCACCTCGGCGCTCGATCCCGAGATGATCAAGGAAGTGCTCGAAGTGATGGTGCAACTTGCCGAGGATGGCATGACCATGATCTGCGTCACCCACGAAATGGGTTTCGCGCGTCAGGTCGCCAATCGGGTGATCTTCATGGATCAGGGGCAGATCATCGAGCAGAACGAGCCCGAAGCGTTCTTCTCGAACCCCCAACACGAACGCACGAAACTCTTCCTGAGCCAGATTCTGCACTGA
- a CDS encoding amino acid ABC transporter permease, with protein sequence MSDVVFVRTEIAQPLPPPGRTSGIWAWMKENLFSSPGNTILTIVGILVVAMIVPPIYGYMIGDAVFSDPEGVRGDACRGEGIGACWIFIQSRFSFFIYGFYPDDQIWRVNLMFVMAIVLLIPLLVPRMPFVRTAAVLFFVVFPVIAYFLMAGGILGLRPVPSGQWGGLTLTLIISLIGIICSLPIGILLALGRQSRLPVIKGFCIAFIEVWRAVPLITVLFMAAVMFPLFMPRGVNPDTLLRAIIGIILFESAYMAEVVRGGLQAMPRGQYEASSALGLNKVKTMGLIILPQALKHVIPGIVNTFIALFKDTSLVSIIGIFELLNTVRAAGSDAVWASSSQAITGYIFAGMVFWIFCFGMSRYSIYMENRLHTGHKR encoded by the coding sequence ATGAGCGATGTCGTTTTTGTTCGCACCGAAATTGCCCAACCGCTCCCCCCTCCGGGACGGACGTCGGGGATCTGGGCCTGGATGAAAGAGAACCTTTTCTCTTCGCCTGGCAATACGATCCTGACCATCGTGGGCATCCTTGTGGTGGCCATGATCGTGCCGCCGATCTACGGCTACATGATCGGCGATGCCGTGTTCAGCGATCCCGAAGGCGTTCGCGGTGATGCATGTCGGGGCGAGGGGATCGGCGCCTGCTGGATTTTCATCCAGTCGCGTTTCAGCTTCTTCATTTACGGCTTTTACCCCGACGATCAGATCTGGCGCGTCAATCTCATGTTCGTCATGGCGATTGTGCTGCTCATCCCGCTTCTGGTGCCCAGAATGCCGTTCGTGCGGACGGCCGCCGTGCTGTTCTTCGTGGTCTTTCCCGTTATTGCCTATTTCCTGATGGCCGGCGGTATTCTGGGGCTGCGTCCGGTGCCGAGCGGGCAGTGGGGCGGTCTGACCCTCACGCTTATCATCTCGCTGATCGGCATCATCTGCTCGCTCCCCATCGGCATTCTGCTGGCACTCGGCCGCCAGTCCCGGCTGCCGGTCATAAAAGGCTTCTGTATTGCCTTCATCGAAGTCTGGCGTGCCGTTCCGCTCATAACCGTTTTGTTCATGGCGGCGGTCATGTTCCCTCTGTTCATGCCGCGCGGGGTCAATCCCGATACGCTGTTGCGGGCCATTATCGGCATCATCCTGTTCGAGTCCGCCTATATGGCCGAAGTGGTGCGTGGCGGGCTTCAGGCCATGCCGCGTGGGCAGTACGAGGCCTCGTCCGCGCTTGGCCTGAACAAGGTCAAGACCATGGGGCTGATCATTCTGCCTCAGGCCCTCAAGCACGTCATTCCGGGCATCGTGAACACGTTCATCGCGCTGTTCAAGGATACCTCGCTGGTCTCGATCATCGGTATTTTTGAACTGCTCAACACAGTGCGCGCCGCCGGGTCCGACGCTGTCTGGGCATCGTCGTCCCAGGCAATTACGGGCTACATTTTCGCCGGCATGGTATTCTGGATATTCTGCTTCGGCATGTCGCGATATTCCATCTACATGGAAAATCGACTTCACACCGGGCACAAGAGGTAA